Proteins encoded in a region of the Nitrospirota bacterium genome:
- a CDS encoding PAS domain S-box protein: MKTSMALSFLDLRRYRWLPYLIIAMTLLAFVAGAQLLQFVESRLVVATGEELTLAAVEVAEKTDRMLFERQGDALMMARAFSLRASDPTYLSEYLKWMKTAYSPVYLWLAVTDSQGSIVAATESSLTGHDHSQAPWFLAARASRRLDVADVAAHEAGSGVDTIAFTAPILDSQGTFLGVVTTRVALPFLEEVTTRTIRAIENRQDGGGQVEYQMVTRQGKVFVDSMESSPESLNLKTMGLPSVLLSEAGEPGFIEEEHLRRHVQVVTGYARTQGFGEFVGLGWTVLVRMDRQDILAPIHTFMWKAGIIAGVVWIPMLVLLLWSTARLRAEHRQAQQESAWAKAAETALLQSQERNRAIVDTALDGVITIDSTGIVTDWNAQATAIFGWSREEALGRALAETIIPERDRQAHERGLREFLRTGAGAILNRRIEIIAQHRNGWELPVELAVSPAKIGDAYIFSAFIRDITDRRRAERRLASQYAVTRVLSESTTLEEAVPKIIQAIGESLEWDLGVFWRVDKSAGLLRCLDQWKSSSVQADPFTMVTWQQAFRREEGLPGRIWASGKSAWVTDVALDTNFPREVQAQEAGLHGAFGFPVLVGSEIEGVIELFSRQVRQPDDELLRMVEDIGLKIGQFGERARTEGVLRETEAQLRQAQKMEAVGRLAGGVAHDFNNLLTVIRGYSELLLGRLGPTDAMRKDMEEIKKAADRASGLTRQLLAFSRRQFIAAKVLDLNALVANMDGMLRRLIGEDIVELCTELDSSAGAIKADPGQIEQVIMNLVVNARDAMPKGGRLTIQTKNVTIDKGARLDAVGVEPGSYALLLVRDTGHGMDAETRSHLFEPFFTTKEQGKGTGLGLSTVYGIVKQSGGSITVESAPARGTTFRIYFPRVEAEAPGVAGATEAIDPARGRETILLVEDEPAVRGLVHETLRLQGYTVLEARHGIEALLTSTKYVGPIHLLLTDVVMPQMSGPEVAEKLLTVRPGIKVLYMSGYPDHPVFDQGGVSRETGFLPKPFSPHVLAQKVREILDGVKAA, from the coding sequence GGTCGTGGCGACAGGGGAAGAACTCACACTCGCCGCGGTGGAAGTGGCCGAAAAAACCGATCGGATGTTGTTTGAACGTCAGGGCGATGCCCTCATGATGGCCCGCGCATTTTCGTTGCGCGCCTCGGACCCGACGTACCTGTCCGAGTATTTGAAGTGGATGAAGACCGCCTATTCCCCGGTGTACCTGTGGCTCGCGGTCACGGATAGTCAGGGCTCAATTGTGGCGGCGACAGAGTCTTCGTTGACGGGGCATGACCATAGCCAGGCTCCATGGTTTTTGGCCGCGCGCGCGTCGCGACGATTGGACGTGGCCGATGTGGCAGCCCATGAGGCGGGCAGCGGCGTCGATACCATTGCCTTTACGGCTCCGATTCTCGACTCACAAGGCACGTTTCTAGGCGTGGTGACCACGCGGGTCGCGCTCCCATTTTTGGAGGAAGTCACCACGAGGACTATTCGCGCCATTGAAAATCGACAAGACGGAGGTGGGCAAGTCGAATATCAAATGGTGACCCGGCAGGGTAAAGTGTTTGTCGATTCGATGGAGTCCTCTCCGGAGAGTCTCAATCTGAAGACCATGGGACTCCCGTCGGTGCTGCTGAGTGAGGCGGGAGAGCCGGGGTTTATCGAAGAGGAGCATCTGCGCCGGCATGTTCAGGTGGTGACGGGCTATGCGAGGACTCAGGGGTTTGGAGAGTTTGTCGGGTTGGGCTGGACGGTCCTGGTGCGCATGGATCGGCAGGATATTTTAGCGCCGATTCATACGTTCATGTGGAAAGCCGGGATCATTGCCGGAGTGGTCTGGATTCCCATGTTGGTGTTGTTGCTCTGGTCCACGGCGCGATTGCGTGCCGAACATCGACAGGCGCAACAGGAAAGTGCCTGGGCGAAAGCCGCCGAGACGGCGCTCCTCCAAAGCCAGGAGCGAAACCGGGCCATCGTCGATACCGCGCTCGATGGGGTGATCACGATCGACTCGACCGGGATTGTGACCGATTGGAACGCGCAGGCCACGGCGATTTTCGGATGGTCTCGCGAGGAAGCGCTGGGAAGGGCCCTGGCAGAGACCATTATTCCTGAGCGGGATCGTCAGGCGCATGAACGGGGCCTTCGTGAGTTTCTCCGGACAGGGGCTGGCGCAATCCTGAACCGCCGGATTGAAATTATCGCGCAACACCGGAACGGCTGGGAGCTTCCCGTCGAGCTGGCGGTGTCTCCGGCAAAGATCGGGGACGCCTATATTTTCAGCGCCTTCATTCGGGACATTACCGACCGTCGCCGGGCTGAACGGCGCTTGGCGTCTCAGTATGCAGTGACGCGAGTCCTGTCCGAGTCGACGACCCTGGAAGAGGCGGTTCCGAAAATCATCCAGGCGATCGGGGAGAGCTTGGAATGGGATCTGGGTGTTTTCTGGCGGGTGGATAAGTCGGCGGGGTTGTTGCGCTGCCTCGATCAGTGGAAGTCGTCATCCGTGCAAGCCGATCCGTTTACGATGGTCACCTGGCAGCAGGCGTTTCGTCGGGAAGAAGGCTTGCCGGGTCGTATTTGGGCCAGCGGCAAGTCGGCCTGGGTGACGGACGTCGCGCTGGATACCAACTTTCCTCGTGAGGTGCAGGCTCAAGAGGCTGGGCTCCACGGGGCGTTTGGATTCCCTGTGCTCGTCGGGAGTGAGATCGAGGGCGTCATCGAACTCTTCAGTCGTCAGGTCCGTCAGCCCGATGACGAGTTGTTGCGAATGGTAGAAGATATCGGCCTCAAGATCGGCCAGTTCGGTGAGCGGGCTCGAACGGAAGGGGTGCTTCGGGAAACCGAAGCCCAATTGCGTCAAGCCCAGAAAATGGAAGCCGTCGGGCGATTGGCCGGCGGCGTTGCGCACGATTTCAATAATCTTCTGACCGTGATTCGAGGGTACAGCGAGTTGCTGCTTGGTCGATTGGGACCCACCGATGCCATGCGGAAAGATATGGAGGAGATCAAGAAAGCGGCCGACCGGGCGTCCGGGCTGACTCGTCAATTGCTGGCATTCAGCCGCCGGCAGTTCATCGCGGCGAAAGTGCTGGATCTTAATGCTCTCGTCGCCAATATGGACGGCATGTTGCGGCGTCTCATCGGTGAAGATATCGTCGAACTCTGTACGGAGCTGGATTCGTCAGCCGGCGCCATCAAGGCGGATCCCGGACAGATCGAGCAGGTCATTATGAACCTGGTGGTCAATGCGCGCGATGCGATGCCCAAGGGTGGGCGGCTGACCATTCAAACGAAAAATGTGACGATCGATAAAGGGGCGAGGCTGGATGCCGTCGGGGTCGAGCCGGGATCCTATGCGCTGCTGTTGGTTCGCGATACCGGCCACGGGATGGATGCCGAGACCCGATCGCACCTGTTCGAGCCGTTCTTCACGACGAAGGAGCAGGGGAAAGGGACAGGGCTGGGACTCTCAACCGTCTATGGCATTGTCAAACAGAGCGGAGGGAGCATTACGGTGGAGAGTGCTCCTGCCCGGGGCACGACCTTCCGGATCTACTTTCCACGGGTCGAAGCCGAGGCGCCTGGGGTAGCGGGGGCGACCGAAGCGATCGATCCGGCGAGGGGCCGCGAAACGATTCTCTTGGTCGAAGACGAGCCGGCGGTTCGGGGGCTGGTACATGAAACGTTGCGGCTTCAGGGCTATACGGTGCTGGAGGCGCGTCACGGTATCGAAGCGCTCCTCACCAGTACAAAATACGTGGGGCCCATCCATCTGTTGTTGACGGATGTCGTGATGCCACAGATGAGCGGCCCCGAAGTCGCAGAGAAACTCCTGACCGTTCGGCCGGGGATTAAAGTGCTCTATATGTCGGGGTACCCGGACCATCCGGTGTTCGATCAGGGCGGCGTAAGCCGAGAGACGGGGTTCCTGCCGAAGCCGTTCTCCCCTCACGTGTTGGCACAAAAGGTGCGGGAAATATTGGACGGTGTAAAAGCCGCTTAG
- a CDS encoding CbbQ/NirQ/NorQ/GpvN family protein, whose amino-acid sequence MSQQGREVDVGQYRIEREPFYAEVRGEIGLFTIAANSKMPVMLKGPTGCGKTRFVQHMAYKLGRPLITVACHEDLTASDLVGRYLLKGQETVWVDGPLTLGVKHGAIVYLDEIVEARKDTTVIIHPLSDDRRLLPIEKKGQVLEAADDFLLVISYNPGYQSVLKDLKQSTKQRFMAIEFDYPAPDIETTVVEREAGISRDLAASLVKLGGKVRNLKNHGLEEGVSTRLLIYAGTLIRQGVATDRACDVAIARPITDDPDMQRSILELVKAIF is encoded by the coding sequence ATGAGTCAGCAGGGACGCGAAGTCGACGTTGGACAATATCGGATCGAGCGAGAGCCGTTCTACGCGGAGGTTCGTGGCGAGATCGGGCTGTTCACCATCGCGGCGAACAGTAAGATGCCGGTGATGCTCAAGGGCCCGACCGGCTGCGGCAAAACCCGATTCGTTCAGCATATGGCCTACAAGCTCGGCCGTCCCTTGATTACGGTGGCCTGTCACGAAGATCTGACGGCGTCCGATCTCGTCGGCCGGTATTTGCTGAAGGGCCAAGAGACGGTCTGGGTCGATGGGCCGCTCACGCTCGGCGTCAAACATGGCGCGATTGTTTATTTGGACGAAATCGTCGAGGCGCGGAAGGACACGACGGTCATTATCCACCCGCTGAGCGATGATCGCCGGCTCCTGCCGATAGAAAAGAAGGGCCAGGTTCTCGAAGCGGCAGACGACTTCCTGCTCGTCATTTCTTACAACCCCGGTTATCAGAGCGTGCTCAAGGATTTGAAGCAAAGCACGAAGCAGCGCTTTATGGCGATCGAGTTCGACTATCCGGCGCCCGACATCGAAACCACGGTCGTCGAACGAGAAGCTGGGATCAGCCGTGATCTTGCTGCCAGTCTGGTGAAACTTGGCGGCAAGGTGCGGAACCTCAAGAATCATGGCTTGGAAGAAGGGGTCAGCACCAGATTGTTGATCTATGCCGGGACATTGATACGGCAAGGTGTGGCGACCGATCGAGCCTGCGATGTGGCGATCGCTCGTCCGATTACCGACGATCCCGATATGCAGCGCAGTATTTTGGAGTTGGTGAAGGCCATTTTCTAA
- a CDS encoding DUF167 family protein, with product MNALIVQDTKAGAVLSVHIQPKASTTECVGLHGAAIKIRIAAPPVDGAANDELIRFLARQLSTPLASVQIQSGASGRHKRVLVKGATAQLVMARLNLGSQKGSV from the coding sequence ATGAATGCGCTGATCGTGCAGGACACCAAAGCTGGAGCGGTCCTCTCCGTTCACATTCAGCCAAAAGCCTCCACTACAGAATGTGTGGGCCTTCACGGCGCCGCGATTAAAATCAGAATAGCCGCCCCTCCGGTCGATGGCGCTGCCAACGACGAATTGATCCGATTCCTGGCCCGTCAACTCTCGACGCCTCTTGCTTCGGTGCAGATCCAATCCGGTGCGAGTGGGCGGCACAAACGTGTCCTCGTGAAAGGAGCCACGGCGCAGCTGGTGATGGCTCGTTTGAACCTGGGATCGCAGAAAGGATCGGTGTAG
- a CDS encoding glycine zipper family protein, whose amino-acid sequence MTRRRLSVIGGFLLLTACSSAQPVLYPNAHLQSVGKDVAEQDLEACRQLAETAGAEEGNGKAGRVAAGTAVGAGVGAASGAVGGAISGAAGSGSIIGAASGAVWGLLTSLYYVFAGSPPNQAYTNFVNRCLQEKGYEVTGWQ is encoded by the coding sequence ATGACGAGGAGACGTCTGTCCGTCATCGGGGGATTCCTGCTACTCACCGCCTGTTCGTCGGCGCAGCCGGTACTCTATCCCAATGCGCATCTGCAATCTGTCGGGAAGGACGTCGCGGAGCAGGATCTTGAGGCCTGCCGGCAATTGGCGGAAACGGCTGGGGCGGAAGAGGGCAATGGCAAAGCCGGTCGTGTGGCGGCCGGTACCGCGGTCGGGGCTGGTGTCGGAGCGGCAAGCGGCGCAGTCGGCGGCGCCATTTCTGGTGCAGCAGGCAGCGGTTCTATCATCGGGGCTGCGAGCGGGGCGGTGTGGGGATTACTCACGAGTCTGTACTACGTGTTCGCCGGGTCGCCGCCGAATCAAGCCTACACGAATTTCGTGAATCGGTGCTTGCAAGAAAAAGGATACGAGGTGACGGGATGGCAGTAG
- a CDS encoding carboxypeptidase-like regulatory domain-containing protein, giving the protein MRYPDRLRFGFVLFLLLGSLCPLSGQALEPTSSNQPPLNEKDFFPYKQKGQGSLTGQAFLSSPSGKAITQAGAPIHLIPMTPYTRYWFDHQVKTTSCSATGTQASAENTVAPRSPADCAHEAVTRLQTEKRLAPYLRTTRTNPTGHFWFTKVPAGRYYIVSLIEGGSGTHQEERLSGLAWLVIELEAGEKATNLVVTDCKASLC; this is encoded by the coding sequence ATGCGATACCCTGACCGACTCCGGTTCGGATTCGTGCTCTTCCTACTCCTCGGGAGCCTCTGTCCCCTATCGGGGCAAGCGCTTGAGCCAACCTCGTCGAACCAACCACCGTTGAACGAAAAAGACTTTTTCCCCTACAAGCAAAAAGGGCAAGGCAGTCTGACTGGACAGGCGTTTCTCAGTTCACCATCAGGAAAAGCCATCACCCAAGCAGGCGCGCCAATCCATCTCATCCCCATGACTCCCTACACCCGTTATTGGTTTGACCACCAAGTCAAAACAACTTCCTGTTCGGCGACAGGAACCCAGGCCTCCGCTGAAAACACCGTAGCCCCACGCTCTCCAGCTGACTGCGCACACGAAGCAGTGACCAGGCTCCAGACAGAAAAGCGGCTAGCTCCCTATCTCCGCACCACCAGAACCAATCCCACCGGGCATTTCTGGTTCACCAAGGTTCCCGCCGGGCGCTACTACATCGTCAGTCTGATCGAAGGAGGATCTGGCACACACCAAGAAGAACGACTGTCCGGACTAGCCTGGCTGGTGATAGAACTCGAGGCAGGTGAAAAAGCCACAAATCTCGTCGTGACCGACTGCAAAGCCAGTCTCTGCTGA
- a CDS encoding ferredoxin-thioredoxin reductase catalytic domain-containing protein produces MADPKQESLDKMWKYVKGFADKSGTAMHPMPAVTEAVVKGLAMHIDELGKPLCPCNFYKDKQAEAKLRRWMCACDEMQIYKYCHCLLFVREDGMPITEYLPEGHEGREIYGVVTDPTPDKGRALKHKAAQAPQTADKDSSTPTP; encoded by the coding sequence ATGGCCGATCCCAAGCAAGAAAGTCTCGACAAAATGTGGAAGTACGTAAAGGGCTTTGCAGACAAGAGCGGAACCGCCATGCATCCCATGCCCGCCGTCACCGAAGCCGTGGTCAAAGGCCTCGCGATGCACATCGACGAACTGGGTAAACCCCTCTGTCCCTGTAACTTCTACAAGGATAAACAGGCGGAAGCCAAACTCCGCCGTTGGATGTGCGCCTGCGACGAGATGCAGATCTACAAATATTGTCACTGTCTGCTCTTCGTGCGGGAAGACGGCATGCCGATCACGGAATATCTCCCGGAAGGCCACGAAGGGCGGGAGATCTATGGCGTCGTCACAGACCCGACTCCCGACAAAGGCCGGGCACTCAAACACAAAGCGGCCCAGGCACCACAGACAGCAGACAAGGATTCATCAACACCGACACCGTAA